Proteins encoded within one genomic window of Anastrepha ludens isolate Willacy chromosome 4, idAnaLude1.1, whole genome shotgun sequence:
- the LOC128859763 gene encoding integral membrane protein GPR155, whose protein sequence is MDSSMALGVFRNANIESVDSDNDMDMDDIDSMFRASTLSTVLTTTTTSAPDSGQSVSMNNFYPALVQCFGIIICGYIAGRFKIISNSETKGLGTFVGTFALPSLIFLSLVELDWSTVNWTFLLAMAISKTIVFFAVLIISLLITRPLNYARAGLLSIFCTQSNDFAIGYPIVLALYQDVHPEYASYLYLMSPISLAVLNPIGLVLMEISKIIQTKAEVAQESLNCPDSCPAEQLTKRARCLSENQLLVLHTLQSLFFNPMLLMTLLGVGGAFVFPNGMPEVIASVLRVFGQSFSATALFLLGLKIVGQGGSLRGSGFLLPGILILVKILVLPLVCRQTVNIMQAGTDFNDTTELSTFGFLYGTFPSAPGAFVIATQYNVEVELVATGMVLCTFISAPLMFISAKMISLTNLNPVDYIHELDIFSFDISVAGVAACGWVLLLLIVTKRFRRMPQRITFCLVLSQLMCCLAVIIWAKFDHVEKWVIYLQFILFNMGSFSSRLWTAILAITLLFLQCRSLCFVLKMWPYMIALAWGIPAIISALLIALDSQIISPDKHNPSFQFGTAQAAVTVFMLVMCFCVTVGCLVMHQRYKKRYEKYLTYTRELSNPDSEPSDLQSTISTANLLSNTEGARVANGDAPTQRRRYASYSSSDDEDIISTADNDAGTIVGGCGGGNGNCCSTITAPTTTTVVVDIEDLLQRRQSASNPTPEDGTRQRNVDKAITPSTDQFEDENLGIRSGICSPAFNCGASSSRQSCQTIIERYQDQSRRGLEPLECPSDADEHQTLKHTVLLILLLCSMFVGLAVSIWTLVMDGMSGIYLELSFLDAFLNFGQSLIVLAVFITDTSELLTPLVKIWRKLWYGANVLTLPHWSSLSPETKHICEQFRNHHLDNCKKDIAKDRRWRIKVYRRVFYGTEFVDWLIEVGLSKDRLEAVHYARHLVDGRVLRHINNVYQFEDKQLLYNFCARMQNNS, encoded by the exons TTATATCGCTGGTCGttttaaaatcatttcaaaTTCCGAAACTAAAGGCCTAGGCACATTCGTGGGTACATTTGCGTTGCCATCACTAATCTTTCTCTCGCTGGTCGAGCTTGATTGGAGTACTGTAAATTGGACTTTTCTGCTGGCAATGGCAATTTCTAAGACTATCGTTTTCTTTGCTGTGCTGATAATTTCACTGCTCATTACACGCCCGCTCAACTATGCTCGCGCCGGTTTGCTGAGTATTTTCTGTACCCAGAGTAATGATTTTGCGATTGGTTACCCTATAG TATTGGCCTTATACCAAGATGTGCATCCGGAATATGCTTCTTACTTGTACTTGATGTCTCCCATTTCATTAGCGGTGCTCAATCCCATCGGTTTGGTACTAATGGAAATATCCAAAATCATACAAACTAAAGCCGAAGTG GCTCAGGAATCGCTCAACTGTCCGGACAGTTGTCCTGCCGAACAATTGACAAAGCGCGCTCGCTGTTTAAGTGAAAACCAATTGCTTGTTTTGCATACGCTTCAATCGCTATTTTTCAATCCCATGTTACTAATGACGCTGCTTGGCGTTGGCGGCGCATTTGTCTTTCCGAACGGTATGCCCGAGGTAATTGCGAGTGTATTGCGTGTCTTCGGCCAATCCTTCTCGGCGACAGCGCTTTTTCTGCTGGGCTTGAAAATCGTTGGGCAAGGTGGTTCATTACGTGGCTCAGGCTTTCTGCTCCCCGGTATCTTGATATTggttaaaat attGGTACTGCCACTAGTGTGCCGACAGACAGTAAACATCATGCAGGCGGGTACAGATTTCAATGACACAACTGAATTGAGTACTTTCGGATTTTTGTATGGTACATTCCCGTCAGCTCCGGGCGCATTTGTGATCGCTACACAATATAATGTGGAAGTAGAATTG GTCGCTACGGGCATGGTGCTTTGCACTTTCATCTCGGCGCCACTAATGTTCATCTCGGCTAAAATGATTTCACTGACAAATTTGAATCCAGTGGATTATATACATGAGTTGgatatattttcatttgacaTAAGCGTTGCCGGTGTTGCTGCCTGTGGTTGGGTTCTGTTATTGTTAATTGTGACAAAACGTTTCAGACGCATGCCGCAACGTATAACATTTTGCTTGGTGCTTTCACAATTAATGTGCTGCTTGGCGGTAATAATCTGGGCGAAATTCGATCACGTGGAAAAGTGGGTGATATACTTGCAGTTCATTCTCTTCAACATGGGGTCGTTTAGTAGTCGATTATGGACAGCCATTTTGGCAATTACCTTGTTGTTCCTGCAATGTCGTAGTTTGTGCTTTGTGCTGAAAATGTGGCCTTACATG ATCGCTCTTGCTTGGGGTATACCTGCGATTATCTCAGCTCTGCTAATCGCTTTGGATAGTCAGATTATATCGCCTGATAAACATAATCCTAGTTTTCAATTTGGCACCGCGCAGGCAGCCGTCACCGTGTTTATGCTTGTTATGTGCTTCTGCG TAACTGTCGGCTGTTTAGTTATGCATCAACGTTACAAGAAGCgttatgaaaaatacttaacaTATACCCGCGAGCTATCCAATCCTGATTCCG AACCTTCTGACTTACAATCGACCATTTCGACTGCAAATTTACTTTCGAATACGGAGGGTGCGCGTGTAGCCAATGGCGATGCGCCTACACAAAGACGCCGTTACGCATCCTATTCATCTTCTGATGACGAGGATATCATTTCGACGGCAGATAATGATGCGGGCACGATTGTTGGCGGCTGTGGTGGTGGTAATGGCAATTGTTGTTCCACCATTACCGCTCCAACAACCACAACTGTTGTTGTAGATATTGAAGATTTGCTTCAGCGGCGCCAATCGGCCTCAAATCCAACACCAGAAGATGGAACACGACAAAGAAACGTTGATAAAGCAATCACTCCATCGACAGATCAATTCGAGGATGA AAACCTTGGCATACGTTCAGGGATTTGTAGTCCGGCCTTTAACTGTGGCGCTAGCTCTTCGCGTCAAAGTTGTCAAACTATTATTGAGCGCTATCAAGACCAATCACGTCGTGGTTTAGAACCGTTGGAATGCCCCAGTGATGCTGACGAACATCAGACTTTGAAGCATACAGTATTGTTGATCTTGCTGCTGTGTTCAATGTTTGTG GGTTTGGCTGTATCTATATGGACTCTGGTCATGGATGGAATGTCTGGTATTTATCTGGAATTAAGTTTTCTCGACGCTTTCTTGAATTTCGGTCAGAGTTTAATCGTGTTGGCAGTGTTTATCACTGATACTAGTGAGCTGCTGACAcctttggtgaaaatttggcgcAAATTATG GTACGGCGCAAATGTACTGACCTTGCCACACTGGTCAAGTCTCAGTCCGGAAACCAAACATATTTGCGAACAATTCCGCAATCATCACTTGGATAATTgtaaaaaagatattgccaagGATCGAAG GTGGCGTATTAAAGTCTATCGCAGAGTATTTTACGGCACCGAATTCGTGGATTGGCTGATCGAAGTGGGTCTTTCAAAGGACCGCCTGGAGGCTGTGCATTATGCCAGGCACTTAGTGGACGGGCGTGTTCTGCGCCATATAAATAATGTATACCAATTTGAAGACAAGCAGCTCCTATATAATTTCTGTGCACGCATGCAAAATAATTCTTAA